A single region of the Glycine max cultivar Williams 82 chromosome 20, Glycine_max_v4.0, whole genome shotgun sequence genome encodes:
- the LOC100789719 gene encoding lamin-like protein: protein MEVKRKIILCLLIAITMGCYRIEGRDPTLHRVGGGRYTWSPKVNFTKWASHEHFYKGDWLYFGFDKRIYNVLEVNKTNYENCIDTGFIENITRGGRDVFQLLEARHYYFICGRGFCSQGMKLLIDVKEPTTTLPPPILPNKALLNRLSNTLMLVVTILAWIFI, encoded by the exons ATGGAagttaagagaaaaataatccTATGCTTATTGATTGCCATCACAATGGGGTGCTACAGAATTGAAGGGAGAGACCCTACACTCCACAGGGTTGGAGGAGGAAGGTATACTTGGTCCCCAAAAGTTAACTTCACAAAGTGGGCAAGTCATGAACACTTCTACAAGGGTGACTGGCTAT ATTTTGGTTTTGACAAGCGCATCTATAATGTTTTGGAGGTGAATAAAACAAACTACGAGAATTGTATTGACACGGGCTTCATAGAAAATATCACAAGAGGAGGGAGAGATGTTTTCCAGCTTTTAGAGGCAAGGCACTATTATTTCATATGTGGCAGAGGCTTTTGCTCACAAGGAATGAAACTCCTAATAGATGTTAAGGAACCCACAACAACACTGCCACCTCCAATATTGCCCAACAAGGCCCTTCTAAATAGATTGAGTAATACGCTCATGCTTGTGGTCACCATTTTGGCATGGATCTTCATATAG